A single region of the Salicibibacter cibi genome encodes:
- a CDS encoding DEAD/DEAH box helicase produces MSRFSRLEIDARLIKHLQAEEIERPTEIQERLIPAILRGKDVIGQSQTGTGKTLAFALPILSAIHPDDQCVQAVVTAPTRELAEQLYRVFNKCKKDSGMEEIRIRRVIGGTDKERNIAGLQQPPHVVIATPGRLHDLVIKENALDVHQVRTLVVDEADQMLEMGFLEALDQVAARMPEALQMLVFSASIPQRLQPFLKKYMNQPRHVHVKPEQPSPKNLTHYLIPLRSRGRQQLAVEMAALLRPYLCLIFVNTKQEAEEVTDLFIAHGLQTECMHGDLSPRARKRSMRNIERAAVPYVICTDIAARGMDIKGVSHIINLQLPQDLQYYLHRAGRTARAGASGEVFTIVSKEDYPALHQLQKQSFIFRYLDIKKGEWLEIDQLGSGYAPGRQRFNPRKKQKNPSHKPKNGKPGYKKRRKRK; encoded by the coding sequence ATGTCAAGGTTTAGCCGCCTGGAAATTGATGCTCGTTTAATCAAACATTTGCAAGCCGAAGAAATTGAGCGGCCGACGGAGATTCAAGAACGGCTTATTCCTGCTATATTAAGGGGGAAAGACGTGATTGGACAGTCGCAAACGGGCACCGGCAAGACGCTTGCGTTTGCCTTGCCGATATTGTCGGCGATTCACCCGGATGACCAATGTGTTCAAGCCGTGGTGACTGCCCCAACGAGAGAATTGGCCGAACAGCTTTATCGAGTGTTTAATAAATGCAAAAAAGACAGTGGCATGGAAGAAATTCGTATCCGGCGAGTCATTGGCGGGACGGATAAAGAACGGAATATTGCCGGTCTTCAACAACCGCCGCACGTTGTCATTGCAACGCCGGGGCGATTACACGATCTTGTAATAAAGGAAAACGCCCTAGATGTTCATCAAGTACGGACGCTTGTCGTTGATGAAGCAGACCAAATGTTGGAAATGGGGTTCTTGGAAGCTTTGGACCAAGTGGCCGCACGTATGCCGGAAGCGTTGCAAATGCTCGTCTTTTCCGCCAGCATTCCGCAACGCCTCCAACCCTTTTTAAAAAAATACATGAATCAACCGCGCCATGTACATGTAAAACCGGAACAACCGTCTCCGAAAAACCTAACTCATTATCTGATTCCGTTACGAAGTCGCGGACGTCAACAATTGGCGGTGGAAATGGCTGCTCTCTTGCGTCCGTATCTATGCTTGATTTTTGTGAACACGAAACAAGAAGCGGAAGAAGTAACGGATCTTTTTATTGCGCATGGACTCCAAACCGAGTGCATGCATGGAGACCTCTCCCCCCGCGCCCGTAAACGATCGATGCGGAACATTGAACGTGCGGCGGTCCCATATGTGATTTGTACCGATATTGCCGCCCGCGGGATGGACATTAAAGGGGTTTCTCACATTATTAATTTGCAACTGCCGCAGGACTTGCAATACTATTTGCACCGGGCAGGGCGGACGGCGCGAGCGGGTGCCTCCGGTGAAGTTTTCACGATTGTTTCCAAAGAAGATTACCCGGCGCTTCATCAATTGCAAAAACAAAGCTTCATCTTCCGATATTTGGATATTAAAAAAGGGGAATGGCTTGAAATTGATCAATTGGGCAGTGGTTATGCACCGGGAAGACAACGTTTCAATCCCCGAAAAAAGCAAAAAAATCCATCCCATAAGCCGAAAAACGGTAAACCCGGTTACAAAAAGAGGAGGAAAAGAAAATGA
- a CDS encoding deoxyribonuclease IV, producing the protein MSDIPRYLGSHVSMSGKKMLLTSSEEAASYGATALMIYTGAPQNTRRKAIEDLNIETGNAHMKENGIEKVVVHAPYIINIANTQKPETFDLGVRFLRSEIERTEAIGATQIVLHPGSHVGEGPEKGIAKIIEGLNEVITKEQNVQIALETMAGKGSECGRTFDELAQIIDGVTHNEKLSVCFDTCHTHDAGYDIINDFDGVMDAFEKTVGLDRLQVLHVNDSKNPQGARKDRHENIGFGYIGFGALNNIVHHETMADIPKILETPYVGEDKKNKKPPYKREIIMLREESHDPEMKERLTEQ; encoded by the coding sequence ATGAGTGATATCCCACGTTACCTTGGCTCTCACGTATCGATGAGCGGAAAAAAAATGCTGCTGACGTCAAGCGAGGAAGCGGCAAGCTACGGGGCAACCGCATTAATGATTTATACGGGAGCTCCCCAAAATACGCGCAGAAAAGCAATTGAAGACTTAAATATAGAAACGGGCAACGCGCATATGAAAGAAAATGGCATTGAAAAAGTGGTTGTTCACGCGCCGTACATTATCAATATCGCTAACACGCAAAAGCCGGAAACGTTTGACCTCGGGGTTCGCTTCTTACGTTCCGAGATTGAGCGGACAGAAGCCATCGGTGCTACCCAAATTGTGCTTCACCCAGGTTCCCATGTCGGGGAAGGGCCGGAGAAAGGAATTGCAAAAATCATTGAAGGATTAAATGAAGTCATCACAAAAGAACAAAACGTGCAAATCGCATTGGAAACAATGGCCGGAAAAGGATCCGAATGCGGACGTACATTTGATGAACTGGCACAAATTATTGACGGGGTTACCCATAATGAGAAACTATCGGTTTGTTTCGATACTTGTCACACCCATGATGCCGGGTACGATATCATCAATGATTTCGATGGCGTGATGGATGCGTTTGAGAAAACGGTCGGTCTCGACCGCTTGCAAGTGCTTCACGTGAATGACAGTAAAAACCCGCAAGGAGCACGAAAAGATCGCCACGAAAACATCGGCTTCGGGTATATCGGTTTTGGGGCTTTAAACAACATTGTCCATCATGAAACAATGGCAGACATCCCCAAAATTTTGGAGACGCCTTATGTCGGCGAAGACAAAAAAAATAAAAAACCTCCCTATAAGCGTGAAATTATCATGCTGCGGGAGGAGTCCCATGACCCGGAGATGAAAGAAAGGTTAACTGAACAGTAA
- a CDS encoding DUF2624 family protein, protein MNFQMIQQYVKNMSPHQLKALAHSKGFSLTDHEVQKLIHLIQTEHVNFADQASVFAFINKVEKTTSHEHAMLLHDLYQKYGGFLRQ, encoded by the coding sequence TTGAATTTTCAAATGATTCAGCAGTATGTAAAAAACATGTCTCCGCACCAATTAAAAGCGCTCGCCCACAGCAAAGGCTTCTCCCTCACTGATCATGAGGTTCAAAAACTTATTCACCTTATTCAAACAGAACATGTGAATTTTGCTGATCAAGCATCCGTTTTCGCATTTATAAACAAAGTGGAAAAAACAACATCGCATGAACACGCGATGTTGCTTCATGATCTTTATCAAAAATACGGGGGCTTTTTGCGACAATAA
- a CDS encoding two-component system sensor histidine kinase NtrB → MNVFTLNRSNLGQSYIFDEVSRELRLVLKKDGTILYKNHAATNLLSSISNFFSALHTAEWMRVMSFFREMQEGNHPREITFIHDINGDNHSVFYRGMHRNERFYLTGTEQPFDSKERMENFTDRLPFGFIRVNTELKIIEKNRTFLEIALPKLEQGPFVELAFERLRLESEAGACMHKAVTEAFQSQMVSEQMEEDREGGRLFKSLAVYVPASQEVIGLLIDESTNIKYEQLLQYKQQMESVSHLAAGVAHELRNPLSVIRGFLQLSELTNSFQKYAKTIFSEVDRMNKILENFLSISRKKFDVQALSPMEVIDTVEDIIRSECLLNNVYFEASIAKSEQVIKMNETMIKQVLLNLLRNSMEAYKPEQRKVFSLITRELPNDYEITVKDNGPGISEEIMEKIGEPFNTSKEKGTGIGISLSKKIIEDHHGTFHVESDKNKGTATIITLPFVADKNV, encoded by the coding sequence ATGAACGTTTTCACACTGAATCGAAGCAATCTAGGACAATCGTATATTTTTGATGAAGTAAGCCGGGAACTTCGACTTGTTTTGAAAAAAGACGGAACGATTTTGTATAAAAATCATGCAGCGACAAACCTGCTTTCCTCCATTTCGAATTTTTTTTCCGCTTTACATACAGCTGAATGGATGAGGGTCATGTCTTTTTTCAGGGAAATGCAGGAGGGGAACCACCCTCGTGAAATAACCTTCATTCATGACATCAACGGGGACAATCACTCCGTTTTTTATCGTGGAATGCATCGAAATGAACGTTTTTATTTAACCGGAACAGAGCAACCTTTTGATTCAAAGGAAAGAATGGAAAATTTTACAGACCGATTGCCATTTGGATTTATAAGAGTGAACACTGAATTAAAAATAATTGAAAAGAATAGGACGTTTCTAGAGATTGCGCTTCCAAAACTGGAGCAGGGACCCTTTGTTGAACTTGCGTTTGAACGTTTACGGCTGGAATCGGAAGCGGGTGCTTGCATGCACAAAGCAGTAACGGAAGCATTTCAGTCGCAGATGGTGAGTGAACAGATGGAAGAAGACCGGGAAGGCGGACGTTTATTTAAAAGTTTAGCCGTATATGTCCCCGCCAGCCAGGAAGTGATCGGGCTTTTAATTGATGAGAGCACGAACATCAAATATGAGCAATTGCTTCAGTATAAACAGCAAATGGAGTCTGTTTCCCATCTTGCTGCCGGGGTCGCCCATGAATTGCGAAACCCTCTGTCTGTCATTCGCGGGTTCTTACAATTATCCGAGTTGACGAACAGCTTTCAAAAGTATGCCAAAACCATTTTTAGCGAAGTGGACCGGATGAATAAAATACTGGAAAATTTCCTGTCGATCTCTCGGAAAAAATTTGATGTACAGGCCTTATCTCCAATGGAGGTCATCGATACGGTCGAAGATATCATCCGTTCGGAATGTTTGTTGAACAATGTATATTTTGAGGCGAGCATTGCCAAAAGCGAACAGGTCATCAAAATGAACGAAACCATGATTAAACAAGTGCTTTTAAATTTACTGCGAAACTCAATGGAAGCGTATAAACCGGAACAACGAAAAGTCTTTTCATTAATCACGCGTGAGCTGCCAAATGACTACGAAATCACGGTCAAAGATAATGGCCCGGGGATCTCGGAAGAGATCATGGAAAAAATCGGCGAACCTTTTAATACGAGCAAGGAAAAAGGAACGGGAATCGGCATTTCCTTGTCAAAAAAAATTATTGAAGACCATCATGGCACTTTTCACGTGGAAAGTGATAAAAATAAGGGAACAGCCACCATTATCACGTTGCCTTTTGTAGCAGATAAGAACGTATAA
- a CDS encoding metal ABC transporter ATP-binding protein — protein MDQQKSVIDIQQITYRYERSPVLDDVSMAVKQGTFLGLVGPNGSGKSTLIRLILGLLKPQIGSIRLFDTDVSEFSNWEKVGYVSQKANRFNAGFPATVFEVVSMGLFGPVGLFRFLGKKERARVYEALDTVGMKSYAKQPIGRLSGGQQQRIFIARALVSNPELLILDEPTVGVDANAARRFYDLLASLNRERGLTLILVSHDVGTMTRYVSDVACLNQRLHFHGSRSEFEENPDFSALYGYDVQHIMHEHEHGELAQ, from the coding sequence ATGGATCAACAGAAATCTGTCATTGATATTCAGCAAATTACTTATCGCTATGAGCGTTCTCCTGTCTTGGATGATGTGAGCATGGCGGTAAAACAGGGAACTTTTCTCGGACTTGTCGGGCCGAATGGTTCCGGAAAATCAACATTAATTCGTTTGATACTCGGTCTTTTGAAACCGCAAATCGGTTCCATTCGTCTTTTTGACACCGACGTCAGCGAGTTTTCCAACTGGGAAAAAGTCGGGTATGTGTCACAAAAAGCCAATCGTTTTAACGCCGGATTTCCGGCCACAGTCTTTGAAGTGGTGTCCATGGGCTTGTTTGGTCCGGTCGGTTTATTCCGTTTTCTTGGAAAAAAGGAACGAGCACGCGTATACGAAGCGCTGGACACTGTTGGAATGAAGAGCTATGCAAAGCAACCGATCGGACGCTTATCGGGCGGGCAACAACAACGGATATTTATCGCTCGCGCACTTGTGAGCAATCCGGAGTTGCTCATTCTTGATGAACCAACGGTTGGCGTTGACGCCAATGCCGCTCGACGTTTTTATGATTTATTGGCGAGCCTCAATCGAGAGCGTGGACTTACACTAATCCTTGTCAGCCATGATGTAGGCACGATGACGCGTTACGTATCCGACGTTGCTTGCTTAAATCAGCGGTTGCATTTTCACGGCAGCAGATCGGAATTTGAAGAAAATCCGGATTTCTCCGCACTGTACGGGTATGATGTTCAACATATCATGCATGAACATGAGCATGGAGAACTTGCACAATGA
- a CDS encoding metal ABC transporter permease: MIDVFFQYDFLRQALFSGIMIGLAAPLLGVFLVVKRMSLVADALSHITLTGIAFHFLLASFFITLADIDPLYMGMLFALVGALLINQLRKVYSHFKELAIPIIMSAGIGLGVVFISIADGFNTDLFAYLFGSVAAVGRTDFYTILAVTVIVAVLLVFFYKEWFFLSFDEEQAKVSGLPGKWLDVVFMILVALVISAAMRIVGILLVSALMTLPVAAAMQWAKSFKQMFFYSALFGEIAVLAGIIFGFYLDLAPGGVIVVVAVAILLFSLGAKKMGKEASQPPRAATKKEG; the protein is encoded by the coding sequence ATGATCGATGTATTTTTTCAATATGACTTTCTTCGTCAAGCATTGTTTTCCGGGATTATGATTGGCCTTGCTGCCCCATTGCTTGGGGTATTTCTCGTCGTTAAACGGATGTCGCTCGTGGCTGATGCTCTGTCCCACATTACGCTGACCGGCATTGCTTTTCATTTTTTGCTGGCGTCGTTTTTTATCACGCTGGCTGACATCGATCCGTTATACATGGGGATGTTGTTTGCGCTAGTCGGGGCGTTGTTGATCAATCAGTTGCGCAAAGTGTACAGCCATTTCAAAGAGTTGGCGATCCCGATTATTATGTCGGCGGGGATTGGCCTCGGCGTCGTATTTATTTCGATTGCAGATGGGTTTAATACCGATTTGTTTGCATATTTGTTCGGAAGTGTTGCTGCGGTTGGCCGCACGGATTTTTACACGATTTTGGCGGTCACTGTGATTGTCGCAGTACTTTTGGTCTTTTTTTATAAAGAGTGGTTTTTCCTCTCATTTGATGAAGAGCAAGCGAAGGTCTCCGGGTTGCCGGGGAAATGGCTTGATGTTGTTTTTATGATTCTCGTGGCGCTTGTCATTTCCGCAGCGATGAGAATTGTCGGCATTTTGCTCGTCTCTGCATTGATGACGCTCCCAGTTGCCGCTGCTATGCAATGGGCAAAGAGTTTCAAGCAAATGTTTTTTTACTCGGCACTTTTTGGGGAAATTGCTGTGTTGGCAGGGATCATTTTCGGATTTTATTTGGATTTGGCACCTGGCGGTGTGATTGTCGTTGTTGCTGTTGCCATCTTGCTTTTCAGCCTTGGGGCGAAGAAAATGGGAAAAGAAGCGTCTCAACCCCCACGTGCCGCAACGAAAAAGGAGGGGTGA
- a CDS encoding Fur family transcriptional regulator — protein sequence MDAQKAIKTLKEQGYKNTDKRKEIIGFLDEQKGYVPAKEVLTFMQERYKGLSFDTVYRNLSLFADLGILEASEWEGEKRFRLSCEEDHHHHMICLTCGTTKHIPVCPMEHLNAREDDFKITSHKFEIFGYCTPCQRS from the coding sequence ATGGATGCACAAAAGGCGATAAAAACGTTAAAAGAACAAGGGTATAAAAACACAGACAAACGAAAAGAAATTATCGGGTTTTTGGATGAGCAAAAGGGTTACGTGCCGGCCAAAGAAGTGCTCACGTTCATGCAAGAGCGGTATAAAGGGCTTAGTTTCGATACGGTCTATCGCAATCTTTCCTTATTTGCTGACTTGGGAATTTTGGAAGCCAGCGAATGGGAGGGAGAGAAACGATTTCGCCTTAGTTGCGAGGAAGACCATCATCATCACATGATTTGTTTAACGTGCGGAACAACAAAGCATATTCCCGTTTGTCCGATGGAACACTTAAACGCAAGGGAAGATGATTTTAAAATAACGAGCCATAAATTTGAAATTTTTGGTTACTGTACCCCTTGCCAACGTTCATGA
- a CDS encoding DUF308 domain-containing protein has translation MADEGHERQQPDREQTNREDQPEERPVMVDPLIESYNGEYMEETSAEIASPSVDTEQTNEASDRSDEPMQGEEPTVNDDSLGMGLGTAAIIISLVSLFFLPVILGAAGIITGFFARQKGASALGWWAIGIGAASILISVFFAPFM, from the coding sequence TTGGCGGACGAAGGTCACGAGCGTCAGCAACCGGATCGGGAACAAACGAACCGGGAAGATCAACCGGAAGAAAGACCCGTGATGGTTGACCCGCTCATTGAAAGTTACAATGGGGAGTATATGGAAGAAACCTCAGCAGAAATCGCTTCCCCGAGCGTGGATACCGAGCAGACGAATGAAGCCTCGGATCGATCAGATGAACCAATGCAAGGAGAAGAGCCAACGGTCAATGATGATTCCCTAGGGATGGGATTAGGTACAGCTGCGATTATTATTTCGCTTGTATCGCTCTTTTTCTTGCCGGTCATTTTAGGTGCCGCAGGGATTATTACCGGCTTTTTCGCTCGTCAAAAAGGTGCTTCTGCACTTGGTTGGTGGGCCATTGGTATCGGGGCTGCTTCCATCCTCATATCGGTTTTTTTCGCACCATTTATGTGA
- the ispG gene encoding flavodoxin-dependent (E)-4-hydroxy-3-methylbut-2-enyl-diphosphate synthase yields the protein MSEIIHRTKTRPVRVGNLVIGGNDEVIIQSMTTTKTEDVEATVAEILRLEEAGCHIVRVACPNDKAADALPEIKSRINIPLVVDIHFDHRKALKAIEAGADKIRINPGNIGSREKVEMVVEAAKEKGIPIRIGVNAGSLERHLLEKYGYPTADAMVESALHHIAILEELDFHDIIVSMKASNVDLAIEAYTKAAQAFSYPLHLGITESGTLFAGTVKSAAGLGAILDKGIGNTMRISLSADPVEEVKVARELTKTFGLASDAATLIACPTCGRIEIDLISIANDVEAYIAKIKAPIKVAVLGCAVNGPGEAREADIGIAGAKGEGLLFRHGEIIRKVPEETMVEELKKEVDKLAEEHYAKLETSQ from the coding sequence ATGAGCGAAATCATCCACCGAACGAAAACGAGACCGGTTCGTGTCGGCAATCTAGTCATCGGCGGCAATGATGAAGTTATCATTCAAAGCATGACGACAACGAAAACGGAGGATGTCGAAGCGACGGTTGCGGAAATTCTACGTCTTGAAGAAGCAGGATGTCACATCGTTCGGGTAGCCTGCCCTAACGATAAAGCTGCGGACGCCCTTCCCGAAATTAAATCACGCATAAATATTCCCTTAGTCGTTGATATTCATTTTGACCACCGCAAAGCTTTAAAAGCGATTGAAGCCGGTGCGGATAAAATCCGGATCAACCCCGGAAACATAGGGTCACGTGAAAAAGTAGAGATGGTTGTTGAGGCTGCCAAAGAAAAAGGGATTCCCATACGCATCGGTGTGAATGCCGGGTCTCTCGAGCGTCATCTTCTTGAAAAATACGGATACCCTACCGCCGACGCTATGGTCGAAAGCGCGTTGCACCATATCGCGATTCTTGAAGAATTGGATTTTCATGACATTATCGTCTCCATGAAAGCATCCAATGTTGACCTGGCGATTGAAGCTTATACAAAAGCGGCACAAGCGTTTAGTTACCCCCTTCATCTTGGCATTACCGAATCCGGAACATTATTTGCCGGCACGGTCAAAAGTGCGGCCGGACTTGGCGCGATTTTGGATAAAGGCATTGGCAATACGATGCGCATTTCCCTCAGTGCCGATCCTGTTGAGGAAGTGAAAGTCGCCCGCGAACTTACAAAAACATTCGGTTTGGCTTCGGATGCAGCCACCTTAATTGCTTGCCCAACATGCGGACGCATTGAGATCGATCTGATTAGCATCGCCAACGACGTCGAAGCCTACATCGCTAAAATTAAAGCTCCGATTAAAGTCGCCGTTCTCGGCTGTGCCGTCAACGGTCCCGGAGAGGCCCGGGAAGCTGATATCGGCATTGCGGGAGCAAAAGGGGAAGGACTCCTTTTCCGCCACGGCGAAATCATTCGCAAAGTTCCCGAGGAGACGATGGTCGAGGAATTGAAAAAAGAAGTCGATAAATTGGCGGAAGAACACTACGCCAAACTAGAAACATCCCAGTAA
- a CDS encoding DUF1002 domain-containing protein, with protein MKKIVAGITAAALVGAGVISSPTSAAADAAPGDIIITLGEDLSDEERETVLSEMDDGGEQDPIVEVTNEEEHEYLGEFIPAGQIGNNAISSSQITIAEAGSGIDVETNRINYVTEGMYANALVTAGVEDAEIYVTAPFEVSGTGALTGIIKAYEIETDIEIPEDQKRIANEELVQTGELSENHGTEEATELMARIKEAIAEEDVETEEDLRDLIERIADELGITLTDEEMDGLVSLFERMQNMDIDWDQVQNQIGQIRDNIDDWMSSDEAQGFVQSVLDFFSELIDTVRGWFEGSGDSDQALK; from the coding sequence ATGAAAAAAATCGTTGCAGGGATAACAGCGGCCGCACTGGTAGGCGCAGGTGTTATATCCTCACCAACCAGTGCAGCGGCCGATGCGGCGCCGGGTGATATTATTATTACCCTTGGCGAAGATTTAAGCGATGAAGAAAGAGAAACGGTTTTATCGGAAATGGATGATGGCGGTGAACAAGACCCGATTGTAGAAGTAACTAATGAAGAAGAGCATGAATATTTGGGTGAGTTTATCCCGGCGGGACAGATCGGAAACAACGCGATTTCTTCTTCACAAATCACCATTGCTGAAGCAGGTTCCGGGATAGATGTAGAAACGAATCGAATCAATTACGTAACGGAAGGCATGTACGCCAACGCGCTCGTCACCGCAGGTGTCGAAGACGCCGAAATTTACGTTACCGCACCGTTTGAAGTTTCCGGCACCGGGGCGCTAACAGGGATCATTAAAGCTTATGAAATTGAAACAGACATAGAGATTCCAGAAGACCAAAAACGGATCGCCAACGAAGAGCTTGTACAGACCGGTGAGCTAAGTGAAAATCACGGGACAGAAGAAGCAACGGAATTAATGGCAAGAATTAAAGAAGCGATTGCGGAAGAAGATGTGGAAACGGAAGAAGACTTGCGAGACCTCATTGAACGCATCGCCGATGAACTTGGAATTACGTTAACGGATGAAGAAATGGACGGGCTTGTGTCATTGTTTGAACGCATGCAAAACATGGACATTGACTGGGATCAAGTGCAAAATCAGATTGGTCAAATTCGCGATAATATCGATGACTGGATGAGCTCCGATGAAGCGCAAGGCTTTGTGCAATCCGTCCTCGACTTCTTCAGCGAATTAATCGATACGGTTCGCGGTTGGTTTGAAGGAAGCGGCGACTCGGATCAGGCTCTTAAATAG
- a CDS encoding NfeD family protein: MEWLEIEIFGFLVVFLATMFFLGELLVKAKGIFGIIGFSLISLYFAYHVGDASGSWVIILYVAGLLSIVIDGKLLGDGTLSFIGGVLMIIGLAVPAPGLMYAFLVGFAVILGGLASFFFTKVFPRRDLWSKMTLKETMSSEEGYNSMNEGYNELIGKEGTTLTDFRPIGTVEIEGQTYSATTGASWLEKNTEVKVTSVDGTRIVVSPQ; the protein is encoded by the coding sequence ATGGAGTGGCTTGAAATTGAGATTTTCGGCTTTCTCGTCGTGTTTTTGGCAACAATGTTTTTTCTTGGGGAACTGCTTGTAAAAGCAAAAGGGATATTCGGTATCATCGGATTTTCATTGATCTCGCTGTATTTTGCTTACCATGTCGGAGATGCGTCCGGATCATGGGTCATCATTCTCTATGTAGCCGGCTTGTTATCGATTGTTATAGACGGAAAATTACTCGGAGACGGGACGTTGTCCTTTATCGGCGGCGTCTTAATGATTATCGGCTTGGCGGTTCCCGCGCCGGGTTTAATGTACGCCTTCCTCGTCGGATTCGCAGTGATTTTGGGGGGACTGGCATCCTTTTTCTTTACGAAAGTGTTTCCGCGTCGTGATCTATGGTCGAAAATGACGTTGAAAGAAACGATGTCGAGTGAAGAAGGGTACAATTCCATGAATGAAGGGTATAATGAGCTGATCGGAAAAGAAGGCACAACGCTGACGGACTTTCGTCCGATCGGCACGGTTGAAATCGAAGGGCAAACTTACAGTGCGACAACAGGTGCATCTTGGCTTGAAAAAAACACCGAAGTCAAAGTGACATCGGTGGATGGTACCAGGATTGTTGTGAGCCCTCAATAA
- a CDS encoding DUF1189 domain-containing protein, whose protein sequence is MNIWKSLFYSLFSPTMIGQFRRQKIGRTILYVFLLVLLTNIPAAISISSFAVNAGERLQQVLSEDMPDYEVESGTLIAEGEQMPFTTHIDDTLIILDDSGQVTPNDFAGEANVTALLEDRAFIVTDGDVEQMEYGTFSFTKAELQEATGSFLELLPAFIVLILILLYLFASGMKFIGVFAISGIGLLLKKIYPARLQYRHIWVMGAYTATLPSVVGTFLDVIGRNGNASFWIYWLLAIGISVLVYRTLPIPKRRQ, encoded by the coding sequence TTGAATATTTGGAAATCATTATTTTACAGCTTATTTTCCCCTACCATGATCGGCCAGTTTCGCAGACAAAAAATTGGCAGAACGATTTTATATGTTTTTCTGCTCGTGCTCTTAACCAATATACCTGCCGCCATTTCCATTAGCTCGTTCGCCGTCAACGCCGGCGAACGTCTGCAACAAGTCCTCTCCGAGGATATGCCGGATTACGAAGTTGAATCGGGAACATTGATCGCGGAAGGAGAGCAAATGCCGTTTACAACCCATATCGATGATACCCTGATCATCCTTGATGATTCGGGTCAAGTCACTCCAAACGATTTTGCAGGCGAAGCAAATGTCACCGCCCTTTTAGAGGACCGTGCCTTCATCGTGACCGATGGGGACGTGGAACAAATGGAGTATGGAACGTTTAGTTTTACAAAAGCTGAACTCCAGGAAGCAACCGGCAGCTTTTTGGAACTCCTTCCCGCGTTTATCGTCTTAATATTGATCCTCTTATATTTATTTGCCTCCGGGATGAAGTTTATCGGCGTGTTCGCAATCTCAGGTATAGGGTTGTTACTTAAAAAAATCTATCCCGCCCGCTTGCAATATCGGCATATTTGGGTAATGGGCGCTTATACCGCCACGCTTCCTTCGGTGGTCGGAACGTTTCTTGACGTCATTGGCCGTAATGGCAATGCCTCATTCTGGATTTATTGGCTGCTTGCAATCGGAATATCCGTCCTTGTCTACCGAACGCTTCCCATCCCTAAACGGCGGCAATGA